A stretch of the Plasmodium yoelii genome assembly PY17X01, chromosome : API genome encodes the following:
- a CDS encoding apicoplast ribosomal protein S2, whose amino-acid sequence MFVTFKDLLKSKIYIGNNYKNIYINNYKFIYKIKHNYCILNFTLIILYLYKLYLYIYNISLLNNKILFIINNNLITNLIINICNLTNNFYIIKWVPGILTNWYMFKKKIIIYLWLEKLFKNNYIINILSKKCLYNLKNIYNKLYKNINGIKNMSILPKHICLLNYNGLILKEILKLKLILISFINLSLDSSYINIKILGNYNNYKSLKLIYKIIYTSIIHSKIKSM is encoded by the coding sequence ATGTTTGTTACATTTAAAGATTTATTAAAATCTAAAATTTATATAGGGAATAATTATAAAAATATTTATATTAATAATTATAAATTTATATATAAAATAAAACATAATTATTGTATTTTAAATTTTACATTAATTATTTTATATTTATATAAATTATATTTATATATTTATAATATATCCTTACTTAATAATAAAATTTTATTTATTATTAATAATAATTTAATTACAAATTTAATTATTAATATATGTAATTTAACTAATAATTTTTACATTATTAAATGGGTACCTGGAATATTAACAAATTGGTATATGTTTAAAAAAAAAATTATTATATATTTATGGTTAGAAAAATTATTTAAAAATAATTATATCATTAATATATTATCAAAAAAATGTTTATATAATTTAAAAAATATTTATAATAAATTATATAAAAATATAAATGGTATAAAAAATATGAGTATATTACCTAAACATATTTGTTTATTAAATTATAATGGTTTAATATTAAAAGAAATTTTAAAATTAAAATTAATATTAATAAGTTTTATTAATTTAAGTTTAGATTCAAGTTATATAAATATAAAAATTTTAGGTAATTATAATAATTATAAATCTCTAAAATTAATATATAAAATAATATATACATCTATTATTCATAGTAAAATTAAAAGTATGTAA
- a CDS encoding molecular chaperone, whose protein sequence is MILNNLYCTHELIIIFLKAEYIALKYNNYFIMPIHLLLGLLLTNNLCTQFLHINKKLITHKLISLLLSKYTYYNNKNIINTIFSTKVINILIKLNNSNFKVNSLNLLILLLNEKNNEINYLFKYLNLKNLNFNYYIPNTTFPINIQLKLKEISTNILNLNFIYNYNNINIYKTQYIKLLQILNLNIKKHIFIEGENENIFSFLNILTNNIINKIVPLYLYNTEIWVLNDLFNYDIYTIINKIINISNYFINNKYKLILIIKNIELFNDDDNKLYYLYLLLNKISNSNIHIIIPINKEKYNLYFKSYNLYKNYFFNNIKLKDLSILQLFLILKNNIKNYINYYKINISNKLLYELINLSKKHISNLNSPIIPLILLENSCSKKYLFNSNTTILNYKFTNTVIKQKSSLTINDIKNSIAEYLNVSKINLFKNNKINKYNLIKLEQYLYKNIHGQNHIFNNIIPAIKQNLIGLKTKNKPIGSWILCGPSGTGKTELAKTLAKQLFGSENELIRFDMSEYMEKHSISRLIGSPPGYIGYSEGGQLTEQVYNKPNCVILFDEIEKAHPDIYNIMLQILDEGRLTDTTGKLIDFTNTIILLTSNLGCPTNYDKYLNNKNYLNELDLKDIKNNIKSKISNYFKPELLNRLTNILIFNPLNIKSLNLIFNKFITELKTKLYLNKLNIIISINNNLKYFIIKLTYNPLYGARPLKRLLELIFDKSISDLLLIYNKEYFNKNKYILYYFLNQYYNLKFNIYSL, encoded by the coding sequence ATGATCTTAAATAATTTATATTGTACACATGAATTAATTATAATATTTTTAAAAGCTGAATATATCGCATTAAAATATAATAATTATTTTATAATGCCTATTCATTTATTATTAGGATTATTATTAACTAATAATTTATGTACACAATTTTTACATATAAATAAAAAATTAATAACTCATAAATTAATATCTTTATTATTATCTAAGTATACATATTATAATAATAAAAATATTATAAATACTATTTTTTCTACTAAAGTTATTAATATTTTAATTAAATTAAATAATAGTAATTTTAAAGTTAATTCTTTAAATTTATTAATATTATTATTAAATGAAAAAAATAATGAAATTAATTATTTATTTAAATATTTAAATTTAAAAAATTTAAATTTCAATTATTATATTCCTAATACAACTTTTCCTATAAATATTCAATTAAAATTAAAAGAAATATCTACAAATATTTTAAATTTAAATTTTATTTATAATTATAATAATATAAATATATATAAAACACAATATATTAAATTATTACAAATTTTAAATTTAAATATAAAAAAACATATTTTTATAGAAGGTGAAAATGAAAATATATTTTCTTTTTTAAATATTTTAACTAATAATATTATTAATAAAATAGTACCTTTATATTTATATAATACAGAAATTTGGGTATTAAATGATTTATTTAATTATGATATATATACAATTATAAATAAAATAATAAATATTTCTAATTATTTTATAAATAATAAATATAAATTAATTTTAATTATAAAAAACATTGAATTATTTAATGATGACGATAATAAATTATATTATTTATATTTATTATTAAATAAAATTAGTAATTCAAATATTCATATAATAATACCTATAAATAAAGAAAAATATAATTTATATTTTAAATCTTATAATTTATATAAAAATTATTTTTTTAATAATATTAAATTAAAAGATTTATCAATTTTACAATTATTTTTAATATTAAAAAATAATATTAAAAATTATATAAATTATTATAAAATAAATATATCTAATAAATTATTATATGAATTAATTAATTTAAGTAAAAAACATATTTCAAATTTAAATTCACCTATAATCCCATTAATTTTATTAGAAAATTCTTGTTCTAAAAAATATTTATTTAATTCTAATACTACAATTTTAAATTATAAATTTACTAATACTGTAATAAAACAAAAATCTTCATTAACAATAAATGATATAAAAAATTCAATAGCTGAATATTTAAATGTATCAAAAATTAATTTATTTAAAAATAATAAAATTAATAAATATAATTTAATTAAATTAGAACAATATTTATATAAAAATATTCATGGTCAAAATCATATTTTTAATAATATCATACCAGCTATAAAACAAAACTTAATAGGACTAAAAACAAAAAATAAACCTATAGGAAGTTGGATTTTATGTGGTCCTAGTGGTACAGGTAAAACAGAATTAGCAAAGACATTAGCTAAACAGTTATTTGGATCTGAAAATGAATTAATAAGATTTGATATGAGTGAATATATGGAAAAACATTCTATTTCTAGATTAATAGGTTCACCTCCAGGTTATATAGGTTATTCAGAAGGTGGTCAATTAACAGAACAAGTATATAATAAACCAAATTGTGTTATTTTATTTGATGAAATAGAAAAAGCACATCCTGATATATATAATATAATGTTACAAATATTAGATGAAGGTAGATTAACTGATACTACTGGTAAATTAATTGATTTTACAAATACAATAATTTTATTAACAAGTAATTTAGGATGTCCAACAAATTATGATAAATATTTAAATAATAAAAATTATTTAAATGAATTAGATTTAAAAGATATAAAAAATAATATTAAAAGTAAAATATCTAATTATTTTAAACCTGAATTATTAAATAGATTAACAAATATATTAATATTTAATCCATTAAATATCAAATCATTAAATTTAATTTTTAATAAATTTATAACAGAATTAAAGACAAAATTATATTTAAATAAATTAAATATTATTATATCTATTAACAATAATTTAAAATATTTTATAATTAAATTAACTTACAATCCTTTATATGGAGCACGTCCATTAAAAAGATTATTAGAATTAATTTTTGATAAATCTATAAGTGATTTATTATTAATTTATAATAAAGAATATTTTAATAAAAATAAATATATTTTATATTATTTTTTAAATCAATATTATAATTTAAAATTTAATATTTATTCATTATAA
- a CDS encoding elongation factor Tu, putative encodes MNNKLFIRNKQHINLGTIGHVDHGKTTLTTAISYLLNLQGLSKKYSYSDIDSSPEEKIRGITINTTHIEYETLTKHCAHIDCPGHSDYIKNMIIGATQMDIAILVISIIDGIMPQTYEHLLLIKQIGIKNLIIFLNKEDLCNDEELIDFIKLEINELLTKYNFDLNNIHILTGSALNVIDIIQKNKNYEVIKSNIWIQKLNNLINIIDSIQIPIRNINDYFFMSIEDVFSITGRGTVVTGKIEQGCININNEVELLKFEKSSILTTVIGLEMFKKQLIQAQSGDNVGVLLRNVQKKDIKRGMILATPNKLKVYKLFTAEVYILTKDEGGRHKPFNIGYKPQFFIYTVDVTGEIKEIYLNNISQKVAIPGDKLTLTIELKHYIVLTLNMKFSIREGGKTIGAGIITNIIN; translated from the coding sequence ATGAATAATAAATTATTTATAAGAAATAAACAACATATAAATTTAGGTACTATTGGTCATGTTGATCATGGTAAAACTACTTTAACAACAGCTATATCTTATTTATTAAATCTACAAGGATTATCAAAAAAATATAGTTATTCTGATATTGATTCATCTCCTGAAGAAAAAATAAGAGGTATAACTATAAATACAACACATATTGAGTATGAAACTTTAACAAAACATTGTGCACATATTGATTGTCCAGGACATTCAGATTATATTAAAAATATGATTATAGGTGCTACACAAATGGATATAGCAATTTTAGTTATTTCTATTATAGATGGAATTATGCCTCAGACATACGAACATTTATTATTAATAAAACAAATAGGTATTAAAAATTTAATTATTTTTTTAAATAAAGAAGATTTATGTAACGATGAAGAGTTAATTGATTTTATAAAATTAGAAATTAATGAATTATTAACAAAATATAATTTTGATTTAAATAATATACATATATTAACTGGATCTGCATTAAATGTAATTGATATTATACAAAAAAATAAAAATTATGAAGTAATTAAATCTAATATTTGGATACAAAAATTAAATAATTTAATAAATATAATTGATAGTATACAAATACCTATAAGAAATATAAATGATTATTTTTTTATGTCTATTGAGGATGTATTTTCAATTACTGGTAGAGGTACAGTAGTTACTGGAAAAATTGAACAAGGATGTATAAATATAAATAATGAAGTAGAACTTTTAAAATTTGAAAAATCTTCTATTTTAACAACAGTTATTGGATTAGAAATGTTTAAAAAACAATTAATACAAGCTCAATCTGGTGATAATGTTGGAGTATTATTAAGAAATGTTCAGAAAAAAGATATTAAAAGAGGTATGATTTTAGCTACTCCTAATAAATTAAAAGTATATAAATTGTTCACAGCTGAAGTATATATATTAACTAAAGATGAAGGAGGTCGTCATAAACCATTTAATATTGGATATAAACCTCAATTTTTCATATATACTGTAGATGTTACTGGTGAAATTAAAGAGATTTATTTAAATAATATTAGTCAAAAAGTTGCTATACCAGGAGATAAATTAACATTAACTATTGAATTAAAACATTATATAGTATTAACTTTAAATATGAAATTCTCAATAAGAGAAGGTGGTAAAACTATAGGAGCAGGAATTATAACAAATATTATAAATTAA
- a CDS encoding apicoplast ribosomal protein S7, with the protein MIVLFKYFIKIFLKKGKLNKSIKLLIYILYLLKKITNKFGIIIFNKAIKNLLLPFSFYKIKINTIKYNIPIIISFNKSIFNVYKLFIKVIQNKNTLLYKIICKYLILSYNKEGDLYKMKLNLIKQFISNRTYIYLLNKKQ; encoded by the coding sequence ATGATAGTTTTGTTTAAATATTTTATTAAAATATTCTTAAAAAAAGGTAAATTAAATAAAAGTATAAAATTATTAATATATATATTATATTTATTAAAAAAAATAACTAATAAATTTGGTATAATTATTTTTAATAAAGCTATAAAAAATTTATTATTACCATTTTCATTTTATAAAATAAAAATAAATACAATTAAATATAATATTCCTATTATTATTTCTTTTAATAAATCTATTTTTAATGTATATAAATTATTTATTAAAGTAATACAAAATAAAAATACTTTATTATATAAAATTATTTGTAAATATTTAATTTTAAGTTATAATAAAGAAGGAGATTTATATAAAATGAAATTGAATTTAATAAAACAATTTATATCAAATAGAACTTATATATATTTATTAAATAAAAAACAATAA
- a CDS encoding apicoplast ribosomal protein S12, translating into MLTITKLLYTKKTKSFKKINKSNNYLLNKCPQKKGIVLKILIKTPKKPNSALRKVAKIKLSNNKELLAYIPGEGKSIQEHNFVLIKGGRVKDLPGIRYKVIRGALDAIGVKNRKTSRSKYGTKKI; encoded by the coding sequence ATGTTAACAATTACTAAGTTATTATATACAAAAAAAACAAAATCATTTAAGAAAATTAATAAATCTAATAATTATTTATTAAATAAATGCCCTCAAAAAAAAGGTATTGTATTAAAAATATTAATTAAAACTCCTAAAAAACCGAATTCTGCTTTAAGAAAAGTTGCTAAAATAAAATTATCTAATAATAAAGAATTATTAGCTTATATACCTGGTGAAGGTAAGTCAATTCAAGAACATAATTTTGTTTTAATTAAAGGAGGTAGAGTAAAAGATTTACCTGGTATTAGATATAAAGTTATAAGAGGAGCATTAGATGCTATAGGAGTTAAAAATAGAAAAACTTCTAGATCTAAATATGGAACTAAAAAAATTTAA
- a CDS encoding apicoplast ribosomal protein S11 — MNTNYIIFLYFKLTLKNTLVTISKYKQLNFKYIYIKNIKSISCGCLKNFKNRLKSTIVANNILTINIIKYLINKNLYKINVIFNGINSYRIHILKLLLNIKYKNKKLNINKLFDITSIPYNGCKISKRKY; from the coding sequence ATGAATACAAATTATATTATTTTTTTATATTTTAAATTAACTTTAAAAAATACATTAGTAACTATTTCTAAATATAAACAATTAAATTTTAAATATATTTATATTAAAAATATAAAAAGTATATCTTGTGGTTGTTTAAAAAATTTTAAAAATAGGTTAAAAAGTACTATAGTAGCAAATAATATTTTAACTATAAATATTATAAAATATTTAATTAATAAAAATTTATATAAAATAAATGTTATTTTTAATGGTATTAATTCTTATAGAATTCATATATTAAAATTATTATTAAATATTAAATATAAAAATAAAAAATTAAATATAAATAAATTATTTGATATAACTTCTATACCTTATAATGGATGTAAAATTTCTAAAAGAAAATATTAA
- a CDS encoding apicoplast ribosomal protein L36, with the protein MKKRSSIKKICNNCQLIRRFKKLHIICKNKKHKQTQ; encoded by the coding sequence ATGAAAAAACGTTCTTCTATAAAAAAAATATGTAATAATTGTCAATTAATAAGACGTTTTAAAAAATTACATATTATTTGTAAAAATAAAAAACATAAACAAACTCAATGA